From Desulfuromonas soudanensis, the proteins below share one genomic window:
- a CDS encoding DUF3617 domain-containing protein has protein sequence MKRRFVGFLMIAGSLLLTGAAAAAGTGMKPGLWEITTTMEMPGLPFAPPPATMTHCYTAEEVSDRGSLVPPQEGDCRVTDTTTSGNRITWTVVCSGENSGRGSGEMVFTGDSAYTGSMVFEMEGMTMKSRYQARRLGNCP, from the coding sequence ATGAAGCGCAGGTTCGTCGGTTTTCTGATGATTGCCGGATCGTTGTTGCTAACGGGTGCGGCGGCCGCCGCCGGAACCGGAATGAAGCCCGGACTCTGGGAGATCACCACGACCATGGAGATGCCCGGACTCCCCTTTGCTCCGCCCCCGGCAACGATGACCCACTGTTACACCGCCGAGGAGGTCAGCGACCGGGGGAGCCTCGTCCCGCCACAGGAAGGGGATTGCCGGGTGACGGACACCACCACCAGCGGCAACCGCATCACCTGGACCGTCGTCTGCAGCGGCGAAAACAGCGGCCGCGGCTCGGGAGAGATGGTCTTCACCGGCGATAGCGCCTATACGGGGAGCATGGTCTTCGAGATGGAGGGGATGACCATGAAGAGCCGCTACCAGGCGCGGCGCCTCGGCAACTGTCCCTAG
- a CDS encoding Slp family lipoprotein, whose amino-acid sequence MRLFFLIVAALTCVAGCARPISRPSLNLVDPSVSFAALRQNPERYRGSTLLLGGAIAAVRGLPGGGSDLEMVQFPTDRSGRITATNTSGGRFIVRDTVFRDPAIYRPGRLMTLVGTVEGAEQGQIGDIDYSYPVLTVHELHLWPEDERPGASPVRFGIGIGVGTAF is encoded by the coding sequence ATGCGTCTCTTCTTCTTGATCGTCGCCGCCCTGACCTGCGTCGCGGGGTGTGCCCGGCCCATCAGCCGGCCGTCGCTGAACCTGGTCGACCCCTCGGTCTCCTTTGCGGCCCTGCGCCAGAACCCCGAGCGTTATCGCGGGAGCACCCTCCTCCTCGGCGGTGCGATCGCCGCGGTGCGCGGTCTCCCCGGCGGCGGCAGCGACCTGGAGATGGTGCAGTTTCCCACCGACAGGTCCGGCCGGATCACCGCCACCAACACCTCCGGAGGTCGTTTCATTGTCCGGGATACGGTTTTCCGCGATCCGGCCATCTACCGCCCCGGGCGTCTGATGACCCTGGTGGGGACGGTCGAAGGGGCAGAGCAGGGTCAAATCGGCGACATCGACTATTCCTACCCGGTCCTCACCGTGCACGAGCTTCACCTCTGGCCCGAGGACGAACGTCCCGGCGCCTCCCCCGTCCGTTTCGGCATCGGCATCGGCGTCGGAACGGCCTTCTAG